The genomic window ATCTCGTCGAGCGCGGCCGCGACGGTCGGCGGCGCGACGATCACGTCGACGGCACCATGCTCGAGCGGACGGCGGCGCGACCTCGGTCAGTCGGCAAGCGCGAGTGCCTCCAGCCGGCGTCGCTGCTCCTCGGCCACCAGCCCCGACAGCAGCTCCGACAGCGCGCCGTCCATGACCTCAGACAGGTTGTGTACCGACAGGCCGATACGGTGGTCGGTCACGCGGCTCTGCGGGAAGTTGTAGGTGCGGATCTTCTCGGAGCGGTCCCCCGTGCCGATCTGCGACAGCCGCGCCTCCGCGCGCTCCCTGGCGGCGCGGTCCTGCTCGAGCTGCAGCAGGCGGGCCCGCAGGATGTGCAGCGCCCTCTCCCGGTTCTGCAGCTGCGACTTCTCGTCCTGGCATGACACCACGAGGCCCGTCGGCTCGTGTGTGATGCGGACGGCGGAGTCGGTCGTGTTGACCGACTGCCCACCCGGTCCCGACGACCTGTACACGTCGATCCGCAGGTCGTTGGGGTCGATGATGACGTCGACCTCGTCGGCCTCGGGCATGACCGCGACCGACGCCGTGGACGTGTGGATCCGGCCGCCGGACTCGGTCTGGGGCACACGTTGCACGCGGTGGACGCCCGACTCATGCTTGAGCTGGGAGTAGGCACCCTTGCCCGAGACCTGGAAGACGACCTCCTTGACGCCACCGATGCCCTGCTCGGACGCGCTGATCTGTTCGGTCTTCCACCCGGCCCGCTCGGCGAAGCGGGTGTACATCCGGTACAGCTCACCGGCGAACAGCCCGGCTTCGTCGCCCCCGGCACCCGCCCGGATCTCGACGATCACGTTGCGGTCGTCGTGCGGGTCGCGTGGCAGCAGCTGGAGGCGCAGCTCCTCCAACAGCTGCCCCGCACGCGCGTCGAGCTCCTCGGCCTCGCCGCGGAAGGCCGCCTGGTCCTCGGCACCGGCCTCGCGCGCCAGCTCGCGTGCCGCCTGAGCGTCGCCGGTCACCTCTCGGTAGGTGCGGTAGGTCTCCACAACGCCGGCGAGGTCGGAGTGACGCTTGGCCGTCTCGGCGTAGCGCTGGGGGTCGGAGAAGATCTCAGGGTCGCCCAGCGACGCGGTCAGCTCTTCGTAGTCGCGCTCGATCTCGTCGAGGCGCGCGAACAATCGATCGGACATGGTGAACCTTCGACGGTCGGCGGCAGGTAAAGCTTCGGGGCGGTGTGACCGCGCTACCCGCCGCCGGCCGGCTCGTCGGCCGTGCGCGGCACCGCCTCGTCGGCGGGCTGCGCAGCCGCCGTGTCGTCCGGTCCCCAGACCACCGGTGACGGGAGCGTCGCCGGCACGCGGCCCGCCAGCTCGTCGGGAGGCACGACGGCCTCGAAGGCGCGCAGCGCCACCTCGACCATCTCCGGGTCGGATGGTCGCGTCGTGATGTGCTGCAGCCACAGGCCGGGCTTCATCAGCGCCCGGACCAGAACGTTGTCACGACCCGCACCCAGGCGCAGCCCCTCGTAGGCGAGGCCGGCGACGATCGGCAGCAGCGCGACCCGCAGCAACACGTGGTAGGCGATGCCGGCCACCACGCCGTCCCCCGGTGGGGGCAGCAGCGAGCCGGCGACCGAGTACACGATGATCGCGATGAGCATCACCATGATCAGGAAGTTCGTGCCGCAGCGCACGTGCCTGGTCGAGTGCCGGCCGATCGACGCGGGCTCGAGCGGCTCGCCGTGCTCCCACGCCGCGATCGTCTGATGCTCGGCCCCGTGGTAGGCGAACACGCGCCGGATGTCACCGACCAACGCGATCGCCATCAGGTAGCCGAGGAAGATGGCGACCCTGATGACGCCCTCGACCAAGTGGTAGACGAGTCCGTCGCCGACCGCCGAACGCACCGGCGCAAGCCCCAGGTTGGGAAGCACGACGAAGACACCGACGAAGAGCAGCAGCGCGAGCAGGAGGCTGCCACCGAACTCGCTGGACGACAGCTGCTCGTCGTCCTCCACCGACTCGTTGGCGGAGATGGTCAACGCACGCGTTCCCACCTTCAGCGCGTCGACCAGGGCGAACATGCCGCGGAACAGCGGCAGGCGCCACAAGCGGACGCGTCGGGGCAGGTCACTCGTGGCGTGGCGCTCGAGGTAGATCTCGCCAGACGGGCGACGCACGGCGACCGCCCACGCGTCGGTGCCACGCATCATCACGCCTTCGATGACCGCCTGGCCACCGTAGTAGGCGAGCGCTTCGTCGGATGCCATGGATGGCGACCTCGCGTGCCGGGTGCGTGGCTAGGAGCTGGCGTCCTTCGTCCCGCTGCGCTTCGCCGCCTCGGCCTGCTTGGCCTGCGACTTTGCGTAGCGCTGCCGGTAGCGCTCGACACGGCCACCGGAGTCGACCAGCTTCTGCTTGCCCGTGTAGAAGGGGTGGCACACGTTGCAGAGCTCGACGCGGATCTCCGACCTGGTGCTGCGGGTCGTGAACTCGTTGCCGCACGAGCACCGCACCGTCGCGAGCATGTAGTCGGGGTGGATATC from Euzebyales bacterium includes these protein-coding regions:
- the prfA gene encoding peptide chain release factor 1, giving the protein MSDRLFARLDEIERDYEELTASLGDPEIFSDPQRYAETAKRHSDLAGVVETYRTYREVTGDAQAARELAREAGAEDQAAFRGEAEELDARAGQLLEELRLQLLPRDPHDDRNVIVEIRAGAGGDEAGLFAGELYRMYTRFAERAGWKTEQISASEQGIGGVKEVVFQVSGKGAYSQLKHESGVHRVQRVPQTESGGRIHTSTASVAVMPEADEVDVIIDPNDLRIDVYRSSGPGGQSVNTTDSAVRITHEPTGLVVSCQDEKSQLQNRERALHILRARLLQLEQDRAARERAEARLSQIGTGDRSEKIRTYNFPQSRVTDHRIGLSVHNLSEVMDGALSELLSGLVAEEQRRRLEALALAD
- a CDS encoding DUF1385 domain-containing protein yields the protein MASDEALAYYGGQAVIEGVMMRGTDAWAVAVRRPSGEIYLERHATSDLPRRVRLWRLPLFRGMFALVDALKVGTRALTISANESVEDDEQLSSSEFGGSLLLALLLFVGVFVVLPNLGLAPVRSAVGDGLVYHLVEGVIRVAIFLGYLMAIALVGDIRRVFAYHGAEHQTIAAWEHGEPLEPASIGRHSTRHVRCGTNFLIMVMLIAIIVYSVAGSLLPPPGDGVVAGIAYHVLLRVALLPIVAGLAYEGLRLGAGRDNVLVRALMKPGLWLQHITTRPSDPEMVEVALRAFEAVVPPDELAGRVPATLPSPVVWGPDDTAAAQPADEAVPRTADEPAGGG
- the rpmE gene encoding 50S ribosomal protein L31, translating into MKADIHPDYMLATVRCSCGNEFTTRSTRSEIRVELCNVCHPFYTGKQKLVDSGGRVERYRQRYAKSQAKQAEAAKRSGTKDASS